The genome window ATCCAGTGGATTCTGTATCCAAAATTGGTTAGTAGGGGCCAAAATAAGATATTTTATTGACACTAAATGCGAAATTTGGCGGTTTTTGCGCCTAAAAACGGAAGAGACTACAAAATACAAGAtttgatttagcagacccaaccagttctataaattttaaagctacagtactctttaaagacgcacaatatttttgcaattaataaaacatttgcCGTGccgagaccaggtaccgtatttttgaacaaaactcTCTAAATTTCGCGTCTGAGTAATGAAATTGAAACCGAATTCGCTCAACCccgttttttttagaaattgaaatcgGCACAACTTTGgacaaaaatggaaacataGTGAGACAAGCATCAAAAAGTTGGCCCATCGTTTATGTGTCAGCTAGATGTAAGCAAAATAAGGGTAGGTTCATATTTGTCCCCACAATCTCTATGATCTTGtatccatttttcagaatttgtttcCGCCGGTTACTGCACACATTGGCCTGATGGTCCCGCTGGAGGAAAATCATTTCGATATGCTCCATTCCCAGTCACTCTATTTCGAGCCGAGTTAGCTGCCATTGAAGAAGCTTTGAAACAGGTCTCACAGCGAAAATcagtagaaaattttcaatttaaaattttagacagTTGATGCtgagctgaaaaatgtaacAATCATCACATCATCCGCTCATTTCATGACAGGATGGCAACGTCGTTGGATAAGAACTACAGAAGAACACCGACCGTATACCGGAAAATTCTATTTCGATCGAATATGTGATTTATGCGCAAGAATCGATAATGTCAATTTTCGATATGAACTTGAAAGTGCTGAATCTGAAATTGGAATGGAGTTGGAGAAGAAGTGTACGCAGGGATTATCATATGCTCTAGTAGGAAAAGACAAATCAGAGTATGAGCTAGAGTTGGAGGATTTGGTCAGAGATAAGGAGTTTCGACAGGAAGGGTAAATTCTGTGTAAAATGGAAATCAGAATTATAatagaaattatttcagagTTCCAATTGTTCGCCTTTACAAAACTGGAACCGATTTCAATGCAGGCTATGTATGGGAAGAATCCGATGGAATTCAATGTTGTGGGACACCATCAGTTTTAATTCGGATCCTTGAAGAAGCTGTTGCCAGGAATGAATCAACTATTCTGATTCGCGCCGATTCGGAAAAGCTAATCAAAAGCTTCGAGGCGCTTTTGGAGGTCTGGCGTCGAACCGGATGGCGTAACTCTCAACACAAACGAATCGCCAAATCAGCAGAATGGGAGAAGGCGTGGAACCTGAAACAGAAAATCCACGTGTGCTGGGAGATCATGCAGCCTGTGGACGAGGATGACCGGCGGCAAAATCAAAGAATTCCAGCCTATATCAAGCcttcaaaatcttaaaatctaattcaattttgtgatttttgttttctcgtttttctcatTAGGTTGTAAAATTGCTCAAGTTTTCTGTTtcattaatacatttttttgacctTTGAACGAGAACATCAGACCCCTACATTCCTGcaacattgaaaattctattttttttgcttcctGCGACTTCCAACAAATGACGTCAAAAAAGTAGGCGTTGTACTAAAAGCACACAAGCATTCGACTAATTAGATTTCTTACCTCTTTCATAGGTTAAAGATCCGGAATTCAGATTATTGTCGCGAACTCATTCGTTTAATTCTTTGTCACTGAAAACCCGatgtttgatttgttttttgtcgTGGTTTTCGGGGGGTTCaaggatttttgaattttttttctcaaagtcCAAAGTGGAGGCACGCGCATTTCAAGTCATTCTAGCGTGGAATATTggaatattattcaaaaaagaaatgtggTATTTAACAGAGCAAAATCTTATAATTATCTCCCTTACAGTAATCTATCGTAATTCTTATAGCGATCACTTCGAATTATCAAGTCTGTAATTGACATTACTCGGAtgcaaaaatacggtacccggtctcgacacgatcgagacatttaaaaaaaagagaaaatggcCTAACAACATGGCATGGAAACTATTGTACTTGTTAAAGGCACACACgtgttttcatttgaaatctCTCGATCGTCTCGAAATCGGATGCCGTATTCCCGAATCATACGTTGCAAAATTGTGCATCTGGGTTAATACGCCTATAATACGTACTTTGTTCTCAGAATTAATTGGCTTCGCTCGACATATAAATAGAATTTCAAcctaatttaaaaatctaatataTTGATATATCTGTTGCAGAATGGGTGGTATTTTCTTGGTccaattgataaaatatttatgaatacTTAGTAGAATAAGGCGTCACAAAAAATTACGGGAATCTAATTATCTTCCGGGTGGCTAAAAAGCTGGTCCCATGAGATCAGTAtgtagatttttctaaaattcaattatcaGGAAGCTTACAAAAACtgaacaccaaaaaaaaatcaaatttgccCTAAGCTTCTCCCCTAGACTGTTCTATTTTGGACACTCTGTAAACTTCTCCTTTAATTTCATAGCTTCTCCCACTCAGGCTTGAACTTGCAGTAAATACTTCCTCCCGCAAATAAAAAACACCTAAAGCGTTTTGGAAATAGCTTGTAGAAAGATAGAGACGACATACTCATTCACTCGAATTTAAGTTTCTTAAAGTTCGAAATTGAGGGGGAAAATGAGCAAAGTGAATGTCATCTTTAAAGGTTGTCAAATGTATAATCAAGATGTTCCGGGAAAATAAGTCCATGGCATTTGTGATCAGAAACTTTTTGTATTTCGGAGATCAGAATTTTTGTGATCACCAAGAGCTATTTTTCAATGGAGAGAAATGGTGTCTA of Caenorhabditis elegans chromosome II contains these proteins:
- the T09F3.5 gene encoding RNase H type-1 domain-containing protein (Confirmed by transcript evidence), producing the protein MFIFRKVSLLQLPSTSTRSSFQLDIRWLGPRRESFREFTSNMEQNEANLGKFVRVDTTGYSFTDSTGKRIAKYGIYWGKDDTRNGIRTLPDGASNVAAMLTAILEAINVAREEDPPPSLLIYSDLLTSDTLLRDLSGWAKRDFYLRNQEAKMKNSEILHDLFLAVQGLHLKIVHKPSITPEDPKNRVTIAIMEGIVKKVQDHKVEKLETKREEIEIGTTLDKNGNIVRQASKSWPIVYVSARCKQNKEFVSAGYCTHWPDGPAGGKSFRYAPFPVTLFRAELAAIEEALKQTVDAELKNVTIITSSAHFMTGWQRRWIRTTEEHRPYTGKFYFDRICDLCARIDNVNFRYELESAESEIGMELEKKCTQGLSYALVGKDKSEYELELEDLVRDKEFRQEGVPIVRLYKTGTDFNAGYVWEESDGIQCCGTPSVLIRILEEAVARNESTILIRADSEKLIKSFEALLEVWRRTGWRNSQHKRIAKSAEWEKAWNLKQKIHVCWEIMQPVDEDDRRQNQRIPAYIKPSKS